A genomic window from Streptomyces sp. 846.5 includes:
- a CDS encoding RICIN domain-containing protein → MRTAQKAGAAIAASALVAGGLTVALAPSANAAATVSSGTTYTVTNANSGKCVDAAAAATANGTAVQQYTCNGTTAQQWVFTATSGGYYQVGAANSSAQAWDVTNVSTADSALIQLWTYGGGNNQQWLPVAEASGSYHFVNRNSGKCLDTPSASTADAVQLQQYTCNGTAAQSFNLSTTAGGGTTTPPAGTPDFGSNVLTFDPSESSATIQSQINAVYNTQQSNQFGTQRYALLFKPGSYNVSVPVGFYTQVLGLGQNPNQVTITGGGVNADAQWFSGNATQNFWRSVENLTDSPSSGTVKWAVSQASPMRRVHVTGNMVLDDNGGWSSGGSLSDSQINGQVNSGSQQQWLSRNSSWGSWTGSNWNMVFVGDTNAPSNSFPSPPYTTVAQTPTIAEKPYLYVDSSGNYQVFVPSDRTNSSGSTWSATGNTAGTSLPISQFYIAKPTDTAATINAALTAGQNLLFTPGVYHLTDTIRVTRADTVVLGLGLATLEADNGVTAMSTADVSGVRIGGLLFDAGTTNSPVLLQVGPTGSSADHSADPTVLSDVFARIGGAAVGKATVSVQVNSNNVIGDDFWLWRADHGSGVGWTSNTAQNGLVVNGANVTMYGLAAEHYQQYAVLWNGNGGRTYFLQNELPYDPPNQASWMNGSTNGYAAYKVAAGVTSHEAWGLGVYCYFSTNSSVVADHAMEVPQVSGVKLHDMVTVALGGVGTISHIVNSSGGPSNSSNNVADLVSYP, encoded by the coding sequence ATGAGAACAGCCCAGAAGGCGGGAGCGGCGATCGCCGCCTCCGCCCTGGTCGCCGGAGGACTGACCGTCGCCCTCGCCCCGTCCGCGAATGCGGCGGCGACTGTCAGCTCCGGCACCACGTACACCGTCACCAACGCCAACAGCGGCAAGTGCGTCGACGCCGCTGCCGCCGCCACCGCCAACGGCACCGCCGTCCAGCAGTACACCTGCAACGGCACCACCGCCCAGCAGTGGGTCTTCACCGCCACCAGCGGCGGCTACTACCAGGTCGGCGCCGCCAACAGCTCCGCGCAGGCGTGGGACGTCACCAATGTCTCCACCGCCGACAGCGCGTTGATCCAGCTGTGGACCTACGGCGGCGGCAACAACCAGCAGTGGCTCCCGGTCGCCGAGGCGAGCGGCAGCTACCACTTCGTCAACCGCAACAGCGGCAAGTGCCTGGACACCCCGTCGGCCTCCACCGCCGACGCCGTCCAGCTGCAGCAGTACACCTGCAACGGCACCGCCGCCCAGTCGTTCAACCTCTCCACCACCGCCGGTGGCGGGACGACGACACCGCCGGCCGGCACCCCCGACTTTGGCTCCAACGTGCTGACCTTCGACCCGTCGGAGTCCAGCGCCACCATCCAGAGCCAGATCAACGCGGTCTACAACACCCAGCAGAGCAACCAGTTCGGCACCCAGCGCTACGCCCTGCTGTTCAAGCCCGGCTCGTACAACGTCAGTGTCCCGGTGGGCTTCTACACCCAGGTGCTCGGCCTCGGCCAGAACCCCAACCAGGTCACCATCACCGGCGGCGGCGTCAACGCCGACGCCCAGTGGTTCAGCGGCAACGCCACCCAGAACTTCTGGCGCTCCGTCGAGAACCTCACCGACAGCCCGTCCAGCGGGACGGTCAAGTGGGCCGTCTCGCAGGCCTCGCCGATGCGCCGGGTGCACGTCACCGGCAACATGGTGCTGGACGACAACGGCGGCTGGTCCAGCGGCGGTTCGCTGAGCGACTCGCAGATCAACGGGCAGGTCAACTCCGGCAGCCAGCAGCAGTGGCTGTCGCGCAACAGCTCCTGGGGCAGCTGGACCGGTTCCAACTGGAACATGGTCTTCGTCGGCGACACCAACGCGCCGTCGAACAGCTTCCCCAGCCCGCCCTACACCACGGTGGCACAGACCCCGACCATCGCCGAGAAGCCGTACCTCTACGTCGACTCCTCCGGCAACTACCAGGTCTTCGTTCCCAGCGACCGGACCAACAGCAGCGGCAGCACCTGGTCCGCCACCGGCAACACCGCCGGCACCTCACTGCCGATCAGCCAGTTCTACATCGCCAAGCCGACCGACACCGCGGCGACCATCAACGCGGCGCTGACGGCGGGTCAGAACCTGCTGTTCACCCCGGGCGTCTACCACCTCACCGACACCATCAGGGTGACCCGGGCCGACACCGTCGTGCTGGGCCTCGGCCTGGCCACGCTGGAGGCCGACAACGGCGTCACCGCGATGTCCACCGCCGACGTCAGCGGCGTCCGCATCGGCGGGCTGCTGTTCGACGCCGGGACCACCAACTCGCCGGTGCTGCTGCAGGTCGGCCCGACCGGATCGAGCGCCGACCACAGCGCCGACCCGACCGTGCTGTCCGACGTCTTCGCCCGCATCGGCGGCGCGGCCGTCGGCAAGGCGACCGTCAGCGTGCAGGTCAACAGCAACAACGTGATCGGCGACGACTTCTGGCTATGGCGCGCCGACCACGGCAGCGGCGTCGGCTGGACCTCCAACACCGCGCAGAACGGCCTGGTCGTCAACGGCGCCAACGTCACCATGTACGGACTGGCGGCCGAGCACTACCAGCAGTACGCGGTGCTGTGGAACGGCAACGGGGGCAGGACCTACTTCCTGCAGAACGAGCTCCCGTACGACCCGCCGAACCAGGCGAGCTGGATGAACGGCAGCACCAACGGCTACGCCGCCTACAAGGTGGCCGCCGGAGTCACCAGCCATGAGGCCTGGGGGCTGGGCGTGTACTGCTACTTCAGCACCAACTCCTCGGTCGTGGCCGACCACGCCATGGAGGTGCCGCAGGTCTCCGGCGTGAAGCTGCACGACATGGTCACCGTGGCGCTCGGCGGCGTGGGAACCATCAGCCATATCGTCAACAGCAGCGGAGGCCCGTCCAACTCCTCCAACAACGTGGCGGACCTGGTCAGCTACCCGTAG
- a CDS encoding chitinase, whose protein sequence is MPRTRSAVAAALVPLAAAGLVLSGSGAAHAAANAGPGFPAHYAAPYVETWNSPSAMASAESATGLKYFTLAFVIAGSGCTPTFNGSTSISDAGWTGAINTLRASGGDVIASFGGASGTELAQACTTVSSLQAAYKTVIDTLNLTRVDLDVEGSTLDDTAANDRRNQALANLQTQYAAAGKTLSVDYTLPVDPTGLLSNSLSLLNNAKSHNLNVNLVNIMTMDYGPNEDMGAAAISAANALHGQLGAIWTSKTSAQLWAMEGNTPMLGVNDSTNEVFSTSNASSLESFAASNGIQELAYWSLGRDKACAVLGTYSDTCSGTSQSTYQFASIFNALTGNSGGGGGGTTPTGAITGYGGKCVDVAAASSANGTAVQLYDCNGTSAQSWTVASNGSLQALGKCMDLTSAGTANGTQVQLYDCNGTGAQQWQHQSNGELVNPASGKCLDATGPSSANGTRLQIWTCADSANQQWTLPS, encoded by the coding sequence ATGCCCAGAACCCGATCAGCCGTCGCCGCCGCCCTCGTCCCGCTGGCCGCAGCGGGACTGGTGCTCAGCGGCAGCGGCGCCGCCCACGCGGCCGCCAACGCCGGCCCCGGCTTCCCGGCGCACTACGCCGCGCCCTACGTGGAGACCTGGAACTCCCCCTCCGCCATGGCCTCTGCCGAGTCCGCCACTGGCCTCAAGTACTTCACCCTGGCGTTCGTCATCGCCGGCAGCGGCTGTACGCCGACCTTCAACGGCAGCACGTCCATCTCCGACGCCGGCTGGACCGGCGCCATCAACACCCTGCGGGCCTCCGGCGGCGACGTCATCGCCTCCTTCGGCGGAGCGTCGGGCACCGAGCTGGCCCAGGCCTGCACCACGGTCTCCTCGCTGCAGGCCGCGTACAAGACCGTCATCGACACCCTCAACCTGACCCGGGTCGACCTGGACGTCGAGGGCTCCACGCTGGACGACACCGCCGCCAACGACCGCCGCAACCAGGCGCTGGCCAACCTGCAGACCCAGTACGCCGCGGCCGGCAAGACGCTCTCCGTCGACTACACCCTCCCGGTGGACCCGACCGGCCTGCTGTCCAACTCGCTCAGCCTGCTGAACAACGCGAAGAGCCACAACCTCAACGTCAACCTGGTCAACATCATGACCATGGACTACGGGCCCAACGAGGACATGGGCGCGGCCGCGATCAGCGCCGCCAACGCGCTGCACGGCCAGCTCGGCGCGATCTGGACCAGCAAGACCTCCGCCCAGCTCTGGGCCATGGAGGGCAACACCCCGATGCTCGGCGTCAACGACTCCACCAACGAGGTGTTCAGCACCTCCAACGCGTCCAGCCTGGAGAGCTTCGCCGCCTCCAACGGCATCCAGGAGCTGGCCTACTGGTCCCTGGGCCGTGACAAGGCCTGCGCCGTGCTCGGCACCTACTCCGACACCTGCAGCGGCACCTCGCAGAGCACGTACCAGTTCGCGAGCATCTTCAACGCCCTGACCGGCAACAGTGGCGGCGGCGGTGGCGGCACGACGCCGACCGGCGCGATCACCGGCTACGGCGGCAAGTGCGTGGACGTCGCCGCCGCCAGCAGCGCCAACGGCACCGCCGTCCAGCTCTACGACTGCAACGGCACCAGCGCGCAGAGCTGGACCGTCGCCTCCAACGGCTCGCTGCAGGCCCTCGGCAAGTGCATGGACCTCACCTCGGCCGGCACCGCCAACGGCACCCAGGTCCAACTCTACGACTGCAACGGCACCGGCGCCCAGCAGTGGCAGCACCAGAGCAACGGCGAACTGGTCAACCCGGCCTCGGGCAAGTGCCTGGACGCCACCGGCCCCAGCTCGGCCAACGGCACCCGGCTGCAGATCTGGACCTGCGCCGACAGCGCCAACCAGCAGTGGACCCTGCCGAGCTGA
- a CDS encoding NAD(P)H-binding protein translates to MKLTVFGATGGVGGQIVRQALDAGHEVTAVVREKARLPLVDPGLRIVTADVTDAWALIPHLTGRDAVLSGLGPRGRKQAGIAGAATGAIIQAMDAAEVRRIVVISAAPLFPIPEHDALLMRYVATPMVRLVLKGVYADLADMEAALGASDLEWTAFRPPQLKDAPLTGVYRRIVGAGVPKGWSISRADVAHAMLAALDDRATLKQAVGVAY, encoded by the coding sequence GTGAAACTCACCGTCTTCGGTGCCACCGGCGGGGTCGGCGGACAGATCGTCCGACAGGCCCTGGACGCCGGGCACGAGGTCACCGCCGTGGTCCGGGAGAAGGCCAGGCTGCCGCTGGTCGACCCCGGGCTCCGGATCGTCACCGCCGACGTCACCGACGCCTGGGCGCTGATCCCGCACCTCACCGGGCGGGACGCGGTACTGTCCGGCCTCGGGCCGCGCGGGCGCAAGCAGGCCGGCATCGCCGGGGCCGCCACCGGGGCGATCATCCAGGCCATGGACGCCGCCGAGGTGCGGCGCATCGTGGTGATCAGCGCCGCGCCGCTCTTCCCGATCCCGGAGCACGACGCGCTGCTGATGCGCTACGTCGCCACCCCGATGGTCCGCCTGGTCCTCAAGGGCGTCTACGCGGACCTCGCCGACATGGAGGCGGCGCTGGGCGCCAGCGACCTGGAGTGGACCGCGTTCCGGCCGCCCCAGCTCAAGGACGCCCCGCTGACGGGGGTCTACCGCCGGATCGTCGGCGCCGGGGTGCCCAAGGGCTGGTCGATCTCCCGGGCGGACGTGGCCCACGCCATGCTCGCCGCCCTGGACGACCGGGCCACGCTCAAGCAGGCGGTGGGGGTCGCCTACTGA
- a CDS encoding FadR/GntR family transcriptional regulator → MAVTDEAIARIKEMIVSGLLPAGARLPREEDLAVQLGISRNSLREAVRALTAMRILISRQGDGTYVSSLEPHLLLEELSFVADVSHGDSAAQLLEVRRLLEPQATALAANRITDQGLAALRVILESSMKADSVETFIEWDIAFHRAIVDTIGNPVLSLLLDTLSTHTQRVRIVRGAHLATALESVHREHESILRALEAHDGQLAASAAMLHVSAVEQWLQARTTDLLAGGQ, encoded by the coding sequence ATGGCCGTCACCGACGAGGCGATCGCCCGGATCAAGGAGATGATCGTCTCCGGCCTGCTGCCGGCCGGCGCACGGCTGCCGCGCGAGGAGGACCTGGCGGTCCAGCTCGGCATCTCCCGCAACTCGCTGCGCGAGGCGGTCAGGGCACTCACCGCGATGCGGATCCTGATCAGCAGGCAGGGCGACGGGACCTACGTCTCCAGCCTGGAGCCGCATCTGCTGCTGGAGGAGCTGTCCTTCGTCGCGGACGTCTCCCACGGCGACTCGGCCGCCCAACTCCTGGAGGTACGACGGCTGCTGGAGCCGCAGGCGACCGCACTGGCGGCGAACCGGATCACCGACCAGGGTCTGGCCGCGCTGCGGGTCATCCTGGAGAGCAGCATGAAGGCCGACAGCGTGGAGACCTTCATCGAATGGGACATCGCCTTCCACCGGGCCATCGTCGACACCATCGGCAACCCGGTGCTGTCCCTGCTGCTGGACACCCTCTCCACGCACACCCAGCGGGTCCGCATCGTCCGCGGCGCCCACCTCGCCACCGCGCTGGAGTCGGTCCACCGCGAGCACGAGTCCATCCTGCGCGCCCTGGAGGCCCATGACGGCCAACTCGCGGCCTCCGCCGCCATGCTGCACGTCTCCGCGGTGGAGCAGTGGCTCCAGGCGCGCACCACGGATCTGCTGGCCGGCGGTCAGTAG
- a CDS encoding ABC transporter permease translates to MSSSSDLAPQAEAAAATALSAPPADPGSARDGFSFARYRELSLIPVLLVMCVIGFIVSPAFLTSANLLGVAQQATELSLLVLAEALILISGRMDLSLESTIGVAPVIAVWLVLPQHGGRFQGLALLPTWTAIPLCLVVGALIGALNGFLILKLRLNGFIVTLGALTMLRGLQIAVSRGQSIVELPSSFTYLGRASWLGAPASIWICALLFLVGGLAMGWLRHGRALYAIGGNTEAARTAGIRVDRAVWSVLVIGGVLAAFAGILYTGHYGSISADQGSGWIFQVFAATVIGGVSLNGGRGTLFGALTGVLTLQLVVNVMTLAGVPPLWNQFLNGAIIILALIISRFAAGEQQE, encoded by the coding sequence ATGTCCAGCAGCAGTGACCTCGCACCGCAGGCGGAGGCGGCGGCCGCCACGGCCCTGAGCGCGCCGCCCGCCGATCCGGGGTCCGCCCGGGACGGCTTCTCCTTCGCCCGCTACCGGGAGCTGTCGCTGATCCCGGTGCTGCTGGTGATGTGCGTGATCGGCTTCATCGTCTCGCCCGCGTTCCTGACCTCGGCCAATCTGCTCGGGGTGGCCCAGCAGGCGACCGAGCTGAGCCTGCTGGTGCTGGCCGAGGCGCTGATCCTGATCTCCGGCCGGATGGACCTGTCGCTGGAGTCGACCATCGGCGTCGCCCCGGTGATCGCGGTCTGGCTGGTGCTGCCCCAGCACGGCGGCCGCTTCCAGGGCCTGGCCCTGCTGCCGACCTGGACCGCGATCCCGCTCTGCCTGGTGGTGGGCGCGCTGATCGGGGCGCTGAACGGATTCCTGATCCTGAAGCTGCGGCTGAACGGTTTCATCGTCACCCTCGGGGCGCTGACCATGCTCCGCGGGCTGCAGATCGCGGTCTCCCGGGGCCAGTCCATCGTGGAGCTCCCCAGCTCCTTCACCTATCTGGGCCGGGCCTCCTGGCTGGGGGCGCCGGCCTCGATCTGGATCTGCGCGCTGCTGTTCCTGGTCGGCGGCCTGGCCATGGGCTGGCTCAGGCACGGCCGGGCCCTGTACGCCATCGGCGGCAACACCGAGGCGGCCCGTACCGCCGGCATCAGGGTGGACCGGGCGGTGTGGTCGGTACTGGTCATCGGAGGAGTGCTGGCCGCTTTCGCCGGTATCCTCTACACCGGCCACTACGGCTCGATCTCGGCGGACCAGGGCAGCGGCTGGATCTTCCAGGTCTTCGCGGCGACGGTGATCGGCGGGGTCAGCCTCAACGGCGGCCGAGGCACCCTGTTCGGCGCGCTGACCGGGGTGCTCACCCTGCAGTTGGTGGTCAATGTGATGACCCTGGCCGGGGTGCCCCCGCTGTGGAACCAGTTCCTGAACGGCGCGATCATCATCCTCGCGCTGATCATCTCCCGCTTCGCCGCCGGCGAGCAGCAGGAGTAG